One window of Prionailurus bengalensis isolate Pbe53 chromosome B1, Fcat_Pben_1.1_paternal_pri, whole genome shotgun sequence genomic DNA carries:
- the LSM6 gene encoding U6 snRNA-associated Sm-like protein LSm6 gives MSLRKQTPSDFLKQIIGRPVVVKLNSGVDYRGVLACLDGYMNIALEQTEEYVNGQLKNKYGDAFIRGNNVLYISTQKRRM, from the exons ATGAGTCTACGGAAACAAACCCCGAGTGACTTCTTAAAGCAAATCATTGGACGACCAGTTGTGGTAAAATTGAATTCTGGAGTGGATTATCGAG GGGTCCTGGCTTGCCTGGATGGCTACATGAATATAGCCTTGGAGCAGACGGAAGAATATGTAAATGGACAGCTGAAGAATAAGTACGGGGATGCATTTATCCGTGGAAACAATG tattgtATATAAGTACACAGAAGAGAAGGATGTGA